Proteins from a single region of Streptomyces spinoverrucosus:
- a CDS encoding metallopeptidase TldD-related protein, giving the protein MSAPTNKPHEIVERALELSRADGCVVIADEHSTANLRWAGNALTTNGVTRGRTLTVVATVDGKEGTASGVVSRSAVTVEELEPLVRAAEAAARGAGPAEDAQPLVTGVPQSPDFSDAPAETSSAVFADFAPALGEAFARARAGGRELYGFANHEVTSSYLGTSAGLRLRHDQPNGTLELNAKSPDRTRSAWTGRSTRDFKDVDPAALDADLAVRLGWAERRVELPAGRYETLLPPTAVADLLIYQMWSASGRDAAEGRTVFSKPGGGTRVGERLTELPLTLRSDPNEPGLEAAPFVLAHSSGDDSSVFDNGLPLTPTEWVAEGELKHLLTSRHSAGMTGLPLAPGIDNLILENGGEGRSLDEMVASTERGLLLTCLWYIREVDPATLLLTGLTRDGVYLVENGEVTGEVNNFRFNESPVGLLGRAVEAGRTERTLPREWNDWFTRAAMPPLRIPDFNMSSVSRGV; this is encoded by the coding sequence ATGAGCGCCCCGACGAACAAGCCGCACGAGATCGTCGAGCGTGCCCTGGAGCTGTCCCGGGCCGACGGCTGTGTCGTGATCGCCGACGAGCACTCGACCGCCAACCTGCGCTGGGCGGGCAACGCGCTGACCACGAACGGCGTCACGCGCGGGCGCACGCTCACCGTCGTCGCGACCGTCGACGGCAAGGAGGGCACGGCCTCGGGTGTCGTGTCGCGATCCGCGGTGACCGTGGAGGAGTTGGAGCCGCTGGTGCGGGCCGCGGAGGCCGCCGCTCGGGGCGCCGGGCCCGCCGAGGACGCGCAGCCGCTGGTGACGGGCGTACCGCAGTCGCCCGACTTCTCCGACGCGCCCGCCGAGACGTCGTCGGCCGTGTTCGCCGACTTCGCACCGGCGCTGGGCGAGGCCTTCGCACGCGCGCGTGCGGGCGGTCGCGAGCTGTACGGCTTCGCCAACCACGAGGTGACGTCCAGCTATCTGGGGACGTCGGCGGGGCTGCGGCTGCGGCACGACCAGCCGAACGGGACGCTGGAGCTGAACGCCAAGTCGCCCGACCGTACCCGCTCGGCGTGGACCGGCCGGTCGACGCGGGACTTCAAGGACGTCGACCCGGCGGCGCTGGACGCCGACCTGGCCGTACGCCTCGGCTGGGCCGAGCGGCGCGTGGAGCTGCCCGCCGGGCGGTACGAGACGCTGCTGCCGCCGACCGCGGTGGCGGACCTGCTGATCTACCAGATGTGGTCGGCGTCGGGGCGGGACGCGGCGGAGGGCCGGACGGTGTTCTCCAAGCCCGGCGGCGGCACGCGCGTGGGTGAGCGGCTCACCGAGCTGCCGCTGACCCTGCGCAGCGACCCGAACGAGCCGGGCCTGGAGGCGGCGCCCTTCGTTCTCGCGCACTCCTCCGGGGACGACTCGTCGGTGTTCGACAACGGTCTGCCGCTGACGCCCACGGAGTGGGTGGCCGAGGGCGAGCTGAAGCATCTGCTCACGAGCCGGCACAGCGCGGGGATGACGGGGCTGCCGCTGGCGCCGGGCATCGACAACCTGATTCTGGAGAACGGGGGCGAGGGCCGCTCCCTGGACGAGATGGTCGCGAGCACCGAGCGCGGACTGCTGCTGACCTGCCTGTGGTACATCCGCGAGGTCGACCCGGCGACCCTGCTGCTGACCGGCCTGACCAGGGACGGCGTCTACCTCGTCGAGAACGGCGAGGTGACCGGCGAGGTGAACAACTTCCGGTTCAACGAGTCGCCGGTCGGGCTGCTGGGCCGGGCCGTGGAGGCGGGGCGCACGGAGAGGACGTTGCCCCGGGAGTGGAACGACTGGTTCACCCGGGCCGCGATGCCGCCGCTGCGGATCCCGGATT
- a CDS encoding TldD/PmbA family protein, producing MPHTIDEAFTALPLRALADAALARARALGAEHADFRLERVRSASWRLRDGKPSGSSDTTDLGYAVRVVHGGTWGFASGVDLTMDAAARVASQAVAMAKLSAQVIRAAGSKERVELAAEPVHADRTWISSYEIDPFTVPDEEKSGLLTEWSERLLGADGVDHVDASLLTVHENKFYADTAGTVTTQQRVRLHPQLTAVSVDESTGEFDSMRTIAPPVGRGWEYLTGTGWDWDAELDRLPELLAEKMRAPSVEPGLYDLVVDPSNLWLTIHESIGHATELDRALGYEAAYAGTSFATFDQLGKLRYGSELMNVTGDRTAEHGLATIGYDDEGVEAQSWDLVKDGTLVGYQLDRRIARLTGFERSNGCAYADSPSHVPVQRMANVSLRPDPAGMSTEDLIGGVERGIYVVGDRSWSIDMQRYNFQFTGQRFFRIENGRLAGQLRDVAYQATTTDFWGSMSAVGGPQTYVLGGAFNCGKAQPGQVAAVSHGCPSALFRGVNILNTTQEAGR from the coding sequence GTGCCTCATACCATCGACGAAGCCTTCACGGCGCTTCCGCTCCGCGCTCTGGCCGACGCCGCGCTCGCACGCGCGCGTGCGCTGGGGGCGGAGCATGCCGACTTCCGGTTGGAGCGGGTGCGCAGCGCGTCCTGGCGGCTCAGGGACGGCAAGCCGTCCGGGTCGTCGGACACCACCGACCTGGGGTACGCGGTACGGGTCGTGCACGGCGGGACGTGGGGCTTCGCGTCCGGTGTGGACCTGACCATGGATGCCGCCGCCCGGGTGGCGAGTCAGGCCGTGGCGATGGCGAAGCTGTCCGCGCAGGTGATCAGGGCGGCCGGGTCAAAGGAGCGGGTGGAGCTCGCGGCCGAGCCGGTGCACGCGGACCGGACGTGGATCTCGTCGTACGAGATCGATCCGTTCACCGTGCCCGACGAGGAGAAGTCAGGCCTGCTGACCGAGTGGAGCGAGCGGCTGCTCGGCGCCGACGGGGTGGACCATGTCGACGCCTCGCTGCTCACCGTGCACGAGAACAAGTTCTACGCCGACACGGCCGGGACCGTGACCACACAGCAGCGCGTACGGCTGCACCCGCAGCTGACCGCGGTGTCGGTCGACGAGTCGACCGGCGAGTTCGACTCCATGCGCACCATCGCACCGCCCGTCGGACGCGGCTGGGAGTACCTCACGGGCACCGGCTGGGACTGGGACGCCGAACTCGACCGGCTGCCCGAGCTGCTCGCCGAGAAGATGCGCGCGCCGAGCGTGGAGCCGGGCCTGTACGACCTCGTCGTCGACCCGTCCAACCTGTGGCTGACCATCCACGAGTCCATCGGACACGCCACGGAACTGGACCGCGCGCTCGGCTACGAGGCCGCCTACGCCGGCACCTCCTTCGCCACGTTCGACCAACTCGGCAAGCTGAGGTACGGCTCGGAGCTGATGAACGTCACCGGTGACCGCACCGCCGAGCACGGCCTCGCCACCATCGGGTACGACGACGAGGGCGTCGAGGCGCAGTCCTGGGACCTGGTCAAGGACGGCACCCTCGTCGGCTACCAGCTCGACCGCAGGATCGCCCGGCTGACCGGGTTCGAGCGGTCCAACGGGTGCGCCTACGCCGACTCGCCCTCTCATGTGCCGGTGCAGCGGATGGCCAACGTGTCGTTGCGGCCGGACCCGGCCGGGATGTCGACCGAGGATCTCATCGGGGGCGTGGAGCGGGGCATCTACGTCGTCGGGGACCGGTCCTGGTCGATCGACATGCAGCGCTACAACTTCCAGTTCACCGGTCAGCGTTTCTTCCGGATCGAGAACGGTCGGCTCGCGGGTCAGCTGCGGGACGTCGCCTACCAGGCGACGACGACCGACTTCTGGGGCTCCATGTCGGCCGTCGGCGGCCCCCAGACGTACGTCCTGGGCGGTGCCTTCAACTGCGGCAAGGCCCAGCCGGGCCAGGTCGCGGCCGTGTCGCACGGCTGCCCTTCGGCCCTCTTCAGGGGCGTCAACATTCTGAACACCACCCAGGAGGCCGGTCGATGA
- the fabG gene encoding 3-oxoacyl-[acyl-carrier-protein] reductase — MSRSVLVTGGNRGIGLAIARAFADAGDKVAITYRSGEPPAGFLAVKCDITDPEQVEQAYKEIEAEHGSVEVLVANAGVTKDQLLMRMSEEDFTSVIDTNLTGTFRVVKRANRGMLRAKKGRVVLISSVVGLLGSAGQANYAASKAALVGFARSLARELGSRNITFNVVAPGFVDTDMTQALTDEQRSNIVSQVPLGRYAQPEEIAATVRFLASDDASYITGAVIPVDGGLGMGH, encoded by the coding sequence TTGAGCCGATCGGTTCTCGTCACCGGAGGCAACCGGGGCATCGGCCTCGCCATCGCCCGCGCTTTCGCCGACGCCGGCGACAAGGTCGCGATCACATACCGCTCGGGTGAGCCGCCGGCCGGTTTCCTCGCCGTCAAGTGCGACATCACCGACCCCGAACAGGTGGAGCAGGCCTACAAGGAGATCGAGGCCGAGCACGGCTCCGTCGAGGTCCTGGTCGCCAACGCCGGCGTCACCAAGGACCAGCTCCTGATGCGGATGTCCGAGGAGGACTTCACCTCGGTCATCGACACCAACCTCACCGGCACCTTCCGGGTCGTCAAGCGGGCCAACCGCGGCATGCTGCGCGCCAAGAAGGGCCGGGTCGTCCTGATCTCGTCGGTGGTCGGGCTGCTCGGCTCGGCGGGCCAGGCGAACTACGCCGCCTCCAAGGCCGCGCTGGTCGGCTTCGCGCGCTCCCTCGCCCGTGAGCTGGGCTCGCGCAACATCACCTTCAACGTCGTCGCGCCGGGCTTCGTCGACACCGACATGACCCAGGCGCTGACCGACGAGCAGCGCTCGAACATCGTGTCGCAGGTGCCGCTCGGCCGTTACGCGCAGCCCGAGGAGATCGCCGCGACGGTGCGGTTCCTCGCCTCGGACGACGCCTCGTACATCACTGGAGCCGTCATCCCCGTAGACGGCGGACTGGGAATGGGTCACTGA
- the fabI gene encoding enoyl-ACP reductase FabI encodes MSGILEGKRVLITGVLTEASIAFHAAKLAQEQGAEVILTAFPRPTLTERIAKKLPKPTKVIELDVTNDEHLGRLADVVGEELGGLDGVVHSIGFAPQDALGGNFLNTPFESVATAMHVSAYSLKSLTMACLPLMQNGGSVVGLTFDAQFAWPQYDWMGPAKAALEATNRYMARDLGKQNIRCNLISAGPLGSMAAKSIPGFSELASVWDNRSPLEWDLKDPEPAGRGVVALLSDWFPKTTGEIIHVDGGLHAIGA; translated from the coding sequence ATGAGCGGAATTCTCGAGGGCAAGCGCGTCCTGATCACCGGTGTGCTGACGGAGGCCTCCATCGCCTTCCACGCCGCGAAGCTGGCCCAGGAGCAGGGCGCCGAGGTCATCCTGACCGCGTTCCCGCGGCCCACGCTGACCGAGCGCATCGCCAAGAAGCTCCCCAAGCCCACCAAGGTCATCGAGCTCGACGTGACCAACGACGAGCACCTCGGCCGCCTCGCGGACGTCGTCGGCGAGGAGCTGGGCGGCCTGGACGGCGTCGTGCACTCCATCGGCTTCGCGCCGCAGGACGCGCTCGGCGGCAACTTCCTCAACACGCCGTTCGAGTCGGTCGCCACGGCCATGCACGTCTCGGCGTACTCCCTGAAGTCGCTGACCATGGCCTGTCTGCCGCTGATGCAGAACGGCGGCTCGGTCGTGGGTCTCACCTTCGACGCGCAGTTCGCCTGGCCGCAGTACGACTGGATGGGCCCGGCCAAGGCCGCCCTGGAGGCCACCAACCGCTACATGGCGCGTGACCTGGGCAAGCAGAACATCCGCTGCAACCTCATCTCGGCGGGCCCGCTCGGCTCCATGGCCGCCAAGTCCATCCCGGGCTTCAGCGAACTGGCGTCCGTGTGGGACAACCGCTCCCCGCTGGAGTGGGACCTGAAGGACCCGGAGCCGGCCGGCCGCGGTGTCGTCGCCCTGCTGAGCGACTGGTTCCCGAAGACGACGGGCGAGATCATCCACGTGGACGGCGGTCTGCACGCCATCGGCGCCTGA
- a CDS encoding FadR/GntR family transcriptional regulator, with protein sequence MPLSHPRRSALSEQVIAELRNQIASGEWPVGSRIPTEPELVEQLGVARNTVREAVRALAHNGLLDIRQGSGTYVVATSELAGVMHRRFAGADPRHIAELRSTLESAAAKLAAERRTEKDLKQLDALLVRREEAWESGDAEAFVAADTTFHLAVVAASHNDVMTAMYADLGEVLRDWLREDVGEELTPETYMDHGRLLDAIHAGDAGTAATEAASYPFQCRPGRFSSPGSGG encoded by the coding sequence ATGCCCCTGAGCCATCCCCGCCGTTCGGCGCTGTCCGAGCAGGTCATCGCCGAGCTGCGCAACCAGATCGCGTCGGGTGAGTGGCCGGTCGGCTCGCGCATCCCGACGGAGCCCGAGCTGGTCGAACAGCTCGGGGTGGCCCGCAACACGGTCCGCGAGGCCGTCCGGGCGCTGGCGCACAACGGCCTGCTGGACATCCGCCAGGGCTCCGGCACGTACGTCGTGGCCACCAGTGAGCTGGCCGGCGTGATGCACCGCCGTTTCGCCGGCGCCGACCCCCGGCACATCGCCGAGCTGCGCTCCACGCTGGAGTCGGCCGCCGCGAAGCTGGCCGCCGAGCGGCGCACGGAGAAGGATCTCAAGCAGCTCGACGCGCTGCTGGTGCGGCGTGAGGAGGCGTGGGAGTCGGGTGACGCGGAGGCGTTCGTCGCGGCGGACACCACCTTCCACCTGGCCGTCGTGGCCGCCTCCCACAACGACGTGATGACCGCGATGTACGCCGATCTGGGCGAGGTGCTGCGGGACTGGCTGCGCGAGGACGTCGGCGAGGAGCTGACCCCGGAGACGTACATGGATCATGGCCGGCTCCTCGACGCCATCCACGCGGGCGACGCCGGGACGGCGGCGACGGAGGCGGCGAGCTATCCGTTCCAGTGCCGCCCCGGGCGGTTCAGCTCCCCCGGTTCTGGTGGCTGA
- a CDS encoding CynX/NimT family MFS transporter: MMGGMASEETRTQHHPLIRGSAAAEPRQATAVPPTRAGRRTAPGTSPARAWTTRLVVVGIVLSALNLRPAITSLGALLEEVRDGLGMSGSVAGVLTSVPPLCFAVFGVMAPRLARRFGPGAVVCAGMVAIAAGLLVRPYAGGTAGFLAASALALMGIAVSNVLMPVIVKRWFPDRVGSMTGLYSMALALGTSLAAAVTVPITEALGGSWQSGLALWAALAAAAVVPWIPFVRDRGGVRDRGSASAETPGREPHAREEATAAPALRITRSRTAWALAVFFGLQATAAYITMGWMAQIFRDAGVPAGRAGLLLAVTMVMGVPLALVIPRLATRLPQQGPIVFALGVCGLAGYAGLYVAPAGGAWAWALLLGVSNCAFPLALTMVGMRARTGAGVAQLSAFAQSTGYLISIPGPLLVGVLYQHSGGWGLPLALMAALMVPQMAVGFLAGRDRTVEDEAAR; encoded by the coding sequence ATGATGGGCGGCATGGCCAGCGAGGAGACCCGGACGCAGCACCACCCCCTCATACGCGGTTCGGCCGCGGCCGAACCCCGGCAGGCGACGGCAGTCCCGCCCACGCGCGCGGGGCGCCGCACGGCGCCCGGGACGTCGCCCGCGCGCGCGTGGACCACGCGACTGGTCGTGGTCGGCATCGTGCTGTCCGCCCTGAACCTCCGCCCCGCCATCACCAGCCTCGGCGCGCTCCTGGAGGAGGTCCGTGACGGGCTCGGCATGAGCGGCAGCGTGGCCGGCGTGCTCACCTCGGTGCCGCCGCTCTGCTTCGCCGTCTTCGGCGTCATGGCACCGCGACTGGCCCGCCGCTTCGGGCCGGGCGCGGTGGTGTGCGCCGGCATGGTGGCCATCGCCGCGGGCCTGCTCGTCCGGCCGTACGCGGGCGGCACGGCCGGGTTCCTGGCCGCCAGCGCCCTCGCCCTGATGGGCATCGCGGTCAGCAACGTGCTGATGCCGGTCATCGTCAAGCGCTGGTTCCCGGACCGGGTCGGCTCCATGACCGGCCTGTACTCCATGGCACTCGCCCTCGGCACCTCCCTCGCGGCCGCGGTGACCGTGCCCATCACCGAGGCGCTGGGCGGCAGTTGGCAGTCGGGGCTGGCCCTGTGGGCGGCACTCGCGGCCGCGGCCGTGGTGCCGTGGATTCCGTTCGTACGAGACCGAGGGGGCGTACGGGACAGAGGGTCGGCGTCCGCCGAGACGCCCGGACGTGAGCCGCACGCGCGCGAGGAGGCCACCGCGGCTCCCGCGCTGCGGATCACCCGGAGCCGTACCGCCTGGGCGCTCGCCGTCTTCTTCGGGCTCCAGGCCACCGCCGCGTACATCACGATGGGCTGGATGGCGCAGATCTTCCGCGACGCGGGCGTCCCCGCGGGCAGGGCCGGACTGCTCCTCGCCGTCACGATGGTGATGGGCGTGCCGCTGGCCCTCGTCATCCCGCGCCTCGCCACCCGACTGCCCCAGCAGGGCCCGATCGTGTTCGCGCTGGGCGTCTGCGGACTCGCCGGATACGCAGGGCTGTACGTGGCGCCGGCCGGGGGCGCCTGGGCCTGGGCGCTGCTGCTCGGTGTCTCCAACTGCGCCTTCCCGCTGGCCCTCACGATGGTCGGGATGCGCGCGCGTACGGGCGCGGGCGTCGCGCAACTGTCGGCGTTCGCGCAGAGCACCGGCTATCTGATCTCCATCCCCGGGCCGCTGCTGGTGGGCGTTCTCTACCAGCACAGCGGCGGCTGGGGCCTGCCGCTCGCGCTGATGGCCGCGCTGATGGTGCCCCAGATGGCGGTGGGCTTCCTGGCGGGCCGCGACCGCACGGTGGAGGACGAGGCGGCTCGCTGA
- a CDS encoding SGM_5486 family transporter-associated protein codes for MPVLDPNPRNGQKKMLLVFGSFLAIFVIIAVIASIASP; via the coding sequence ATGCCAGTGCTCGACCCGAACCCCCGCAACGGCCAGAAGAAGATGCTGCTCGTCTTCGGCTCGTTCCTCGCCATCTTCGTGATCATCGCCGTCATCGCGTCGATCGCCTCGCCGTGA
- a CDS encoding SixA phosphatase family protein — protein MSVAEPRRIVLFRHAKADWPQVNDHERPLAERGRKDAAVAGRKLADSGILFDLALCSTAIRTRETWKLAVHEFPHRPKTVYEERVYEASPGELIAVLNETPDDAQNVLLIGHNPGVQGLAEVLSGSADDDARERMSRRGFPAAAFAVLSFTGSWKSLEPGVATLLDYWAPSE, from the coding sequence ATGAGCGTCGCTGAACCCCGCAGGATTGTCCTCTTCCGGCATGCGAAAGCCGACTGGCCACAGGTGAACGATCACGAGCGGCCGCTCGCCGAGCGGGGCCGCAAGGACGCCGCTGTCGCCGGACGTAAGCTGGCCGACTCCGGCATCCTCTTCGATCTGGCCCTCTGCTCCACCGCGATCCGGACCCGGGAGACCTGGAAGCTCGCCGTCCATGAGTTCCCGCACCGGCCGAAGACCGTCTACGAGGAGCGGGTCTACGAGGCCTCGCCCGGCGAGCTGATCGCTGTGCTCAACGAAACCCCCGACGACGCGCAGAACGTCCTCCTGATCGGACACAACCCGGGCGTGCAGGGCCTCGCCGAGGTGCTGTCCGGCTCGGCCGACGACGACGCCCGCGAGCGGATGAGCCGCCGCGGCTTCCCGGCCGCCGCCTTCGCCGTGCTGTCCTTCACCGGCTCCTGGAAGTCCCTGGAACCGGGCGTGGCCACCCTGCTGGACTACTGGGCCCCGTCCGAGTGA
- the serB gene encoding phosphoserine phosphatase SerB: MSASQTSDIPTLLVKIFGRDRPGITAGLFDTLAAYSVDVVDIEQVVTRGRIVLCALVTEPPQGLEGELRATVHSWAESMKMQAEIISGHGDNRPRGHGRSLVTVLGHPLTAEATAAIAARITKAGGNIDRIFRLAKYPVTAVEFAVSGVETEPLRTALVTDAAALGVDVAVVAAGLHRRAQRLVVMDVDSTLIQDEVIELFAAHAGCEAEVAEVTAAAMRGELDFEQSLHARVALLKGLDASVVDKVRSEVRLTPGARTLIRTLKRLGYQVGVVSGGFTQVTDDLKERLGLDFAQANTLEIVDGRLTGRVTGEIVDRAGKARLLRRFAAEAGVPLSQTVAIGDGANDLDMLNSAGLGVAFNAKPVVREAAHTAVNVPFLDTVLYLLGVTREEVEAADAHEDD, encoded by the coding sequence ATGAGCGCTTCGCAGACCTCTGACATCCCCACTCTGCTTGTCAAGATCTTCGGCAGGGACAGGCCGGGCATCACGGCCGGACTCTTCGACACCCTCGCCGCCTACTCGGTCGACGTGGTCGACATCGAGCAGGTCGTGACGCGAGGCCGGATCGTGCTGTGCGCGCTCGTGACCGAGCCGCCCCAGGGCCTGGAAGGCGAGCTGCGGGCGACCGTCCACAGCTGGGCGGAGTCGATGAAGATGCAGGCCGAGATCATCTCCGGCCACGGCGACAACCGGCCGCGCGGCCACGGCCGGTCCCTGGTGACGGTGCTCGGGCATCCGCTCACCGCCGAGGCGACGGCCGCGATCGCGGCGCGGATCACCAAGGCCGGCGGCAACATCGACCGTATCTTCCGGCTCGCCAAGTACCCGGTGACCGCGGTCGAGTTCGCGGTGTCCGGCGTGGAGACCGAGCCGCTGCGCACCGCCCTGGTGACCGACGCCGCGGCACTCGGCGTGGACGTGGCGGTCGTGGCGGCGGGACTGCACCGGCGCGCTCAGCGTCTGGTCGTGATGGACGTGGACTCGACCCTCATCCAGGACGAGGTGATCGAGCTCTTCGCCGCGCACGCCGGCTGCGAGGCGGAGGTCGCCGAGGTGACGGCGGCCGCGATGCGCGGGGAGCTGGACTTCGAGCAGTCGCTGCACGCGCGCGTGGCGCTGCTCAAGGGGTTGGACGCGTCGGTGGTGGACAAGGTGCGCAGCGAGGTGCGGCTGACGCCGGGTGCGCGCACGCTGATCCGCACGCTGAAACGACTCGGCTACCAAGTGGGCGTCGTCTCGGGTGGGTTCACCCAGGTCACCGACGACCTCAAGGAACGGCTCGGCCTCGACTTCGCGCAGGCCAACACGCTGGAGATCGTCGACGGCAGGCTGACCGGCCGGGTGACCGGCGAGATCGTGGACCGGGCGGGCAAGGCGCGGCTGCTGCGCCGGTTCGCCGCGGAGGCGGGCGTACCGCTGTCGCAGACGGTGGCGATCGGCGACGGCGCCAACGACCTCGACATGCTGAACTCGGCGGGCCTCGGGGTCGCCTTCAACGCCAAGCCGGTGGTGCGCGAGGCGGCGCACACCGCGGTGAACGTGCCGTTCCTGGACACGGTCCTCTATCTGCTCGGCGTCACTCGCGAGGAGGTCGAGGCGGCGGACGCGCACGAGGACGACTGA